One Coraliomargarita parva DNA segment encodes these proteins:
- a CDS encoding histone deacetylase family protein → MEKFPDAYGLVKHKVEVYPPRTLQRSDLERAHLPNYLNAVNRDDPRGQPHGLTTYDRNRLGLPPGPRLLERSMLETAGTVSATLAAREDGLAANLAGGTHHAFPDRGLGFCVLNDIAVAIEYLRASGQAPGQILIVDTDAHQGNANHAYFRNDPGVFTYSIHVGKNYPAVKEPGDCDVPLPRYVESLDYLEALQASLPPVFAATEPDLVFWISGADCHSDDRFGQMRLSHEAIAERDHCVLELCREYGCTTPGAGTVLVYGGGYQPKPGMTGWIHAQTVLRTARTHETGPA, encoded by the coding sequence ATGGAGAAATTTCCGGATGCCTATGGCTTGGTCAAACACAAGGTCGAGGTGTATCCGCCCCGCACGCTCCAACGATCCGATCTGGAGCGTGCTCACCTGCCAAACTATCTGAATGCGGTCAACCGGGACGACCCACGCGGCCAGCCCCACGGACTGACGACTTACGACCGGAACCGGCTCGGGCTTCCACCCGGACCACGCCTACTCGAACGCTCGATGCTGGAAACCGCGGGTACGGTATCCGCCACCCTGGCAGCCCGGGAGGACGGGCTTGCCGCCAACTTGGCCGGCGGCACCCACCATGCCTTCCCGGATCGCGGCCTGGGGTTTTGCGTGCTCAATGACATCGCCGTCGCCATTGAATACCTGCGTGCAAGCGGCCAAGCACCCGGACAAATCCTGATCGTTGATACCGACGCACATCAGGGCAATGCGAACCATGCCTACTTCCGTAACGATCCCGGAGTCTTCACCTACTCCATTCATGTCGGAAAAAACTACCCGGCGGTCAAGGAACCCGGCGACTGCGACGTACCGCTTCCCCGCTATGTCGAAAGCCTCGATTACCTAGAAGCCTTGCAAGCCAGCCTGCCTCCGGTCTTCGCAGCAACCGAACCGGACCTCGTGTTCTGGATCAGCGGTGCCGACTGCCACAGCGACGACCGCTTCGGCCAAATGCGCCTCTCCCATGAAGCCATAGCCGAACGCGACCATTGCGTCCTGGAACTCTGCCGGGAATACGGCTGCACCACCCCCGGAGCCGGAACCGTCCTGGTCTACGGAGGCGGTTACCAACCCAAGCCCGGAATGACCGGCTGGATCCATGCCCAGACCGTCCTGCGCACAGCCCGTACACATGAAACGGGACCGGCATAA
- a CDS encoding isochorismatase family protein gives MKAALLIVDVQNDFLPGGALAAPEGDSILPAINSLVQRFDIVLASQDWHPEQTAHFDKWPVHCVRDTPGAALSPALDSAQITHLLHKGTGTQDDGYSAFEATNIDLDAYLKTLGITKLYICGIATDYCVMNTVLDACKAGYESYVVEDAVKGIELKDGDIARAYESMEAAGAQRIRSGEIKL, from the coding sequence ATGAAAGCCGCACTCCTCATCGTGGACGTCCAAAATGACTTTCTTCCCGGCGGCGCGCTCGCCGCACCGGAAGGCGACAGCATCCTCCCTGCGATCAATTCGCTGGTGCAACGCTTCGATATCGTGCTGGCCTCCCAGGACTGGCATCCGGAACAGACCGCCCACTTTGACAAATGGCCCGTCCACTGTGTCCGCGACACACCCGGCGCAGCACTGTCCCCCGCCCTGGACAGCGCGCAGATCACCCACCTCCTGCACAAGGGAACCGGCACGCAAGACGACGGCTATTCCGCCTTTGAGGCCACCAATATCGACCTCGACGCCTACCTGAAAACCCTCGGAATCACCAAGCTCTACATTTGCGGAATCGCCACCGACTATTGCGTCATGAACACCGTACTCGACGCCTGCAAAGCAGGCTACGAGAGCTACGTCGTGGAAGATGCGGTCAAGGGGATCGAGCTCAAGGACGGCGACATCGCGCGGGCTTACGAAAGCATGGAAGCCGCCGGGGCCCAACGGATCCGGTCGGGCGAGATCAAGCTGTAA
- a CDS encoding nicotinate phosphoribosyltransferase: MDRHPYQSGLFTDHYQLTMAQGYFLQGRQETSAVFDYFFRRCPFGGAYVVYAGLETLLDALEGFHFSAEDCDFLREQGFGEAFTDYLRDFRFRGDIFSPPEGELVFPHAPVLRVEGNLIECQLIETLVLNVLNFQSLIATKAARIRQVIGPDRTLMEFGLRRAQGLGGIHATRAALVGGAESTSNVYAARAFGVPSVGTQAHAWIQSFDDELTAFREFARHYPDNCILLVDTYDTIRSGVPNAIIVARELAKEGHALAGIRLDSGDLLALSQAARAQLDAAGLKDVHIVASNQLDEFKIAALLDAGAPIDSFGVGTDLATGKDDANLDGIYKLAMSGGKDRLKLSESPAKAILPGSKEVRRYFDAEGGMAADVVCRNTDGKSIDARLLPKPGESLPLKGLRYEVLQQPVMTGGHRTAPPRQAKQIRECVQNNLSRLPQGYKALNNPAAYPVAASHELLEHRLHLQNEIRSRL, translated from the coding sequence ATGGACCGCCATCCTTATCAATCCGGCCTCTTCACGGATCATTACCAATTGACCATGGCGCAGGGTTATTTCCTGCAAGGGCGCCAGGAAACCTCCGCAGTCTTCGACTACTTCTTCCGCCGCTGCCCCTTCGGCGGCGCTTACGTCGTCTATGCTGGACTGGAGACCTTGCTCGACGCACTGGAGGGTTTCCATTTCAGCGCCGAAGACTGCGATTTCCTCCGCGAACAGGGCTTCGGCGAAGCCTTTACCGACTACCTTCGGGATTTCCGATTCAGAGGTGATATTTTCAGCCCGCCCGAAGGGGAACTGGTCTTCCCGCATGCACCGGTCCTCAGGGTCGAGGGCAATCTGATCGAATGCCAGCTGATCGAGACCCTCGTCCTCAACGTCCTCAACTTCCAATCGCTCATCGCCACCAAAGCCGCCCGGATCCGTCAGGTCATCGGGCCGGACCGCACACTGATGGAATTCGGGCTGCGACGCGCCCAGGGCCTCGGCGGCATCCACGCCACCCGGGCCGCCCTGGTCGGCGGCGCAGAAAGCACCTCCAACGTGTATGCGGCCCGTGCATTCGGGGTCCCCTCGGTCGGAACCCAGGCCCATGCGTGGATCCAGAGCTTTGATGACGAACTGACCGCCTTTCGCGAATTTGCCCGCCACTACCCGGACAATTGTATCCTGCTTGTGGATACCTACGACACCATCCGCTCCGGCGTGCCGAATGCCATTATCGTGGCCCGGGAACTGGCGAAGGAAGGACACGCACTTGCAGGCATCCGTCTGGACAGCGGCGACCTGTTGGCATTAAGCCAGGCGGCACGCGCCCAGCTTGACGCCGCAGGCCTGAAGGATGTGCACATCGTCGCATCCAACCAGCTCGACGAATTCAAAATCGCCGCACTGCTCGATGCCGGCGCCCCGATCGACAGCTTCGGAGTCGGCACCGACCTCGCAACCGGGAAGGACGACGCAAACCTCGACGGGATCTACAAACTGGCCATGTCCGGAGGCAAAGACCGGCTCAAGCTCTCCGAAAGCCCGGCCAAGGCGATCCTCCCCGGAAGCAAGGAAGTCCGCCGCTACTTCGACGCCGAGGGCGGGATGGCCGCCGACGTGGTCTGCCGCAATACGGACGGGAAGAGTATCGACGCACGCCTGTTGCCAAAGCCCGGGGAAAGCCTGCCACTCAAGGGACTCCGCTACGAAGTGCTACAGCAGCCGGTCATGACCGGAGGACATCGCACCGCACCGCCGAGGCAAGCGAAGCAGATACGCGAGTGCGTGCAAAACAATCTCAGCCGGCTTCCCCAGGGATACAAAGCACTCAACAATCCCGCCGCTTATCCGGTCGCCGCAAGCCATGAGCTGCTGGAACATCGACTGCACCTGCAAAACGAAATCCGATCCCGCCTATGA
- the ruvB gene encoding Holliday junction branch migration DNA helicase RuvB — protein MPFSPEDPPTGTDFIEQSLAEHDSPQESILRPFSFDDFAGQPKTLERLRVMVGAARDRREALNHILLSGPPGLGKTTLSLILGHEMGKKVSITSGPVIDKPADLAGLLTNLNEGDILFIDEIHRIPKTVEEYLYSAMEDFRIDIMIDQGPNARSVRLNLPRFTLLGATTRMGLLTAPLRSRFTLQSRLSYYDHATLQGIVERTCGLLQVEFETDGAAEIARRARGTPRIANNLVNFCRDYAQQRGKGVITRTMAAAALELLEIDQHGLDEMDKQVMRVMAENYRGGPVGLGTVAVAVGEEAHTLEEVHEPFLIQEGYIQRTAQGRVLTEKGWHIIGLEPGGQSAQPNLL, from the coding sequence ATGCCATTCTCACCCGAAGACCCGCCCACCGGCACCGATTTTATCGAGCAAAGCCTGGCCGAGCACGACAGCCCGCAGGAATCGATCCTGCGCCCGTTTAGCTTTGACGACTTTGCGGGACAACCGAAGACGCTCGAACGGCTCCGGGTCATGGTCGGCGCGGCGCGCGACCGCAGGGAAGCCCTCAACCATATCCTGCTGAGCGGTCCTCCCGGACTCGGAAAAACCACGCTTTCCCTCATCCTCGGTCATGAAATGGGTAAAAAGGTGAGTATCACCTCGGGGCCGGTCATTGACAAACCCGCCGACTTGGCCGGCCTGCTGACCAACCTCAACGAGGGCGACATTCTCTTCATCGACGAGATCCACCGCATCCCCAAGACCGTCGAAGAGTACCTCTACTCCGCGATGGAGGACTTCCGCATCGATATCATGATCGACCAGGGACCCAACGCGCGCAGCGTCCGGCTCAATTTGCCCCGTTTCACCCTCCTGGGTGCCACGACCCGCATGGGCCTGCTGACCGCTCCCTTGCGCAGCCGTTTCACCCTGCAAAGCCGGCTCAGTTACTACGACCACGCGACGCTACAGGGCATCGTCGAGCGGACCTGCGGGCTCCTTCAGGTCGAATTTGAAACGGATGGAGCCGCCGAAATCGCGCGCCGTGCCCGCGGCACCCCGCGCATCGCCAACAACTTGGTCAATTTCTGCCGCGACTATGCACAGCAACGCGGCAAAGGCGTCATTACCCGGACAATGGCCGCGGCAGCGCTCGAACTCCTCGAAATCGACCAGCACGGTCTCGACGAGATGGACAAGCAAGTGATGCGTGTGATGGCGGAGAATTACCGTGGCGGCCCGGTCGGACTGGGCACGGTGGCGGTTGCCGTCGGCGAGGAGGCCCACACGCTCGAGGAAGTCCACGAACCCTTCCTGATCCAGGAAGGCTACATCCAACGCACCGCACAGGGGCGCGTTCTAACTGAAAAAGGCTGGCATATCATCGGCCTCGAACCCGGCGGGCAGAGCGCCCAGCCAAACCTGCTCTAG
- the murA gene encoding UDP-N-acetylglucosamine 1-carboxyvinyltransferase, translating to MDVFRVTGNGPLNGEIEVGGAKNAALPLLAATLLTEETVTLRNVPDLSDIRFMVEIMRHVGAVVENPEPGTWQVTAKQLTHIAPYELVRKMRASVCLLGPLVGRLRKAEVSIPGGCVIGPRPIDLHLKGLSKLNCSVSVDRGYVNVDASKMEGGPVFLGGRSGSTVTGTANIVMAAVLAPGTTRIECAACEPEVVDLCNLLVQMGAKIAGIGSPELTITGVDKLFGCTHSVIADRIEAGTFIAAAAITRGDVTVKGIAPNLLGAFLDKLEEAGLPMEVRDDQIRVLPYLGSLKPVDIITLPYPGFPTDLQAQMCALMAVTEGISIITERIYPNRFMHVPELQRMGADIAIEGPSAIVKGPCKFSGAPVMASDLRASAALILAGMAAKGETWIQRIYHLDRGYERFEHKLAGIGGKIERLSDKEMPKELWAE from the coding sequence ATGGACGTCTTTCGCGTTACCGGCAACGGCCCTCTGAACGGTGAGATCGAAGTCGGCGGGGCCAAAAACGCTGCCCTTCCCCTGCTCGCCGCCACCCTCCTGACCGAGGAAACCGTCACCTTGCGCAATGTGCCCGACCTCAGCGATATACGCTTCATGGTCGAAATCATGCGCCACGTGGGTGCCGTTGTGGAAAATCCGGAACCGGGCACCTGGCAGGTCACCGCCAAACAATTGACGCATATCGCGCCCTACGAGCTGGTACGCAAGATGCGGGCCTCGGTCTGCCTGCTCGGGCCACTCGTCGGCCGCCTGCGCAAGGCCGAAGTCTCCATCCCCGGCGGTTGCGTCATCGGGCCTCGTCCCATCGACCTCCATCTAAAAGGCCTTTCGAAATTGAACTGCTCGGTCAGTGTCGACCGCGGTTATGTGAATGTCGACGCCTCCAAAATGGAAGGCGGACCCGTATTCCTCGGAGGACGCAGCGGCAGCACCGTCACCGGCACCGCCAATATCGTGATGGCAGCCGTCCTCGCTCCCGGCACCACCCGCATCGAGTGCGCTGCCTGCGAGCCGGAAGTAGTCGACCTCTGCAATCTGCTCGTCCAAATGGGAGCCAAAATCGCTGGCATCGGTAGCCCGGAACTCACGATCACCGGCGTTGACAAGCTCTTCGGCTGCACCCACAGCGTCATCGCCGACCGGATCGAAGCCGGCACCTTTATCGCAGCCGCCGCCATCACCCGCGGCGATGTCACCGTCAAGGGAATTGCCCCCAACCTGCTCGGCGCCTTCCTCGACAAGCTGGAGGAAGCCGGCCTGCCTATGGAAGTCCGCGACGACCAGATCCGCGTGCTTCCCTACCTCGGCTCGCTCAAGCCGGTCGATATCATCACCTTGCCCTATCCGGGCTTTCCCACCGACCTTCAGGCCCAAATGTGCGCGCTGATGGCGGTGACCGAAGGCATCTCCATCATTACAGAACGCATCTACCCGAACCGCTTCATGCACGTCCCCGAACTACAGCGCATGGGCGCGGATATCGCGATCGAAGGCCCCAGCGCCATCGTGAAAGGCCCCTGCAAATTTTCCGGCGCACCGGTCATGGCTTCCGACCTTCGGGCTTCGGCCGCACTGATCCTGGCGGGCATGGCCGCCAAGGGCGAGACCTGGATCCAACGGATCTATCACCTCGACCGCGGCTACGAGCGCTTCGAGCACAAGCTCGCCGGCATCGGCGGCAAGATCGAACGCCTCAGCGACAAGGAGATGCCGAAAGAGCTATGGGCAGAATGA
- a CDS encoding dUTPase has protein sequence MDKLDEIFDLQDALNKRIGVNTDNMSEEEKAQWVLNYTRAMQQEIAELIDSVPWKWWAKYQEFDEQNAKVEVVDLFHFLISIAQVLGMTAEDVYAAYTKKNKVNHNRQDSGYVKKDEDDSRHI, from the coding sequence ATGGATAAGCTCGATGAAATCTTCGATCTGCAGGATGCCCTCAATAAGCGCATCGGCGTGAACACCGATAATATGAGCGAGGAGGAGAAAGCCCAGTGGGTCCTCAACTATACCCGCGCCATGCAACAGGAAATTGCCGAACTGATCGACTCGGTGCCCTGGAAGTGGTGGGCCAAGTACCAGGAGTTTGACGAACAGAACGCCAAGGTCGAGGTGGTCGACCTCTTTCACTTCCTCATCTCTATCGCTCAGGTGCTGGGAATGACCGCGGAAGACGTCTATGCGGCCTATACCAAGAAAAACAAGGTGAACCACAACCGCCAGGACAGCGGCTACGTGAAGAAGGACGAGGACGACTCCCGTCACATCTAG
- a CDS encoding CPBP family intramembrane glutamic endopeptidase yields MQALNENPLMILLYVGIAAYVLFMYWGDSKAARMGQASPKAMPGAQPLDWNVSLIGVIGAWIILANETAGELVFGVSQEQSDMIWYYVFATLAAGVVEEVIFRGFLVIENKGRAALIASCVGFSLIFALIHGHFWDTEEGFQWTFTVKAWFTTGILFINSLWFYALRFGPWNKNRSIFPSMIAHAASNFGVFAVKLWQGHVIF; encoded by the coding sequence ATGCAGGCACTCAATGAGAACCCGCTGATGATCCTGCTCTATGTCGGGATCGCCGCCTATGTGCTCTTCATGTACTGGGGCGACAGCAAAGCCGCCCGTATGGGCCAAGCCAGTCCCAAGGCCATGCCCGGAGCCCAGCCTTTGGATTGGAATGTGTCACTGATTGGTGTCATCGGGGCGTGGATCATTCTGGCCAACGAGACGGCGGGTGAGCTGGTGTTCGGGGTCAGCCAGGAGCAGAGCGATATGATCTGGTATTACGTCTTCGCCACGCTGGCTGCGGGTGTGGTTGAGGAAGTGATTTTCCGGGGCTTCCTGGTGATTGAAAACAAGGGGCGTGCGGCGCTGATTGCCAGTTGTGTGGGCTTCTCCCTGATTTTTGCCCTGATTCACGGCCATTTCTGGGACACGGAGGAAGGGTTCCAGTGGACCTTCACGGTGAAGGCCTGGTTTACCACCGGGATCCTCTTTATCAATTCCCTCTGGTTCTACGCCCTCCGTTTTGGTCCCTGGAACAAGAACCGTTCGATTTTCCCCAGCATGATCGCGCATGCGGCCAGCAATTTCGGTGTCTTTGCGGTCAAGCTCTGGCAGGGGCATGTGATCTTTTAA
- a CDS encoding YajG family lipoprotein yields the protein MKNWILRVTISLTVLFWLSGCVLGRRTVDLNVPQQGAYAGATKGTVYVGEVKDNRVFMNNPGSPSIPSIDGDVNEMSAEERLCMIGRQRNGFGKAMGDIATENNETVLDLTKDLLEEGLKRRGYAISQDPNSKLRIEATIDEFWAWFTPGAFAIKFEARVNCDVSIDGAAQSELVVVKGYGRNQGQVASDANWALAYERAFNDFLDNFASALSAKGY from the coding sequence ATGAAAAATTGGATACTGCGCGTAACGATTAGTTTAACCGTTTTATTTTGGTTGTCTGGTTGTGTTTTAGGGCGTCGGACAGTCGACTTAAATGTCCCGCAACAAGGCGCTTATGCTGGGGCAACGAAGGGAACTGTCTATGTGGGCGAGGTTAAAGATAACCGGGTCTTCATGAACAATCCGGGGTCGCCTTCGATTCCATCGATCGACGGCGACGTGAATGAGATGTCGGCTGAAGAACGACTCTGCATGATCGGGCGGCAGCGTAATGGTTTCGGTAAGGCGATGGGTGATATTGCCACAGAGAATAACGAAACCGTTCTCGATTTGACCAAGGATCTGCTTGAGGAGGGGTTGAAACGGCGTGGATATGCGATCAGCCAGGACCCCAATTCCAAACTCAGGATTGAAGCCACGATCGACGAATTTTGGGCGTGGTTTACCCCGGGTGCCTTCGCAATTAAATTCGAAGCGCGCGTGAATTGTGATGTGAGCATTGATGGGGCTGCCCAGTCCGAACTCGTTGTCGTGAAAGGATATGGACGCAACCAAGGGCAAGTTGCCAGTGATGCCAATTGGGCTCTTGCTTATGAACGTGCCTTCAATGACTTCTTGGACAATTTTGCGTCAGCTTTGAGCGCAAAGGGTTACTAG
- a CDS encoding adenosine deaminase family protein: protein MQTQKITTCLAFLIAGVCAALNAADSFDTRFQSIWDAASKEQRFKLLYDLPKGGDLHDHFGGANIPDWMLAIAKDPERRGEEIFWTRLHFASPDDAISPRAESHVVRNYTYEKLPPAVKAEYVRMDQMTPEEEEEWKDAFRLDKAGEGRDEFFGTMWHRFGDLYTSPAMRMELLADNIKAFAAEGLSYLELQYSAGGLVALDGTPYTEEECVQIVEDRLAQPDIVETGMEVRFLKTILRFAPNAEDRARADYAFVDAHRDRWVGMNMAGIEENGHGYPLRFLEVFRELRAEYPTLKLSFHAGEMDGPDKHIHDTLLLGASRIGHGINILGDPETYLLMRMSKDVLIEINLISNQLLEYVDDIKKHPFPELLRTGVPVCLNTDDRGMWDSNMTDEYYTAMTVFNLSWPELTVLAENSLKFSFIQEEVKAELLKDYAERIEAFEAKYSKGSIEDALAKVDAIDAVTYGYAKEKWGITFE, encoded by the coding sequence ATGCAGACACAAAAAATCACCACCTGCTTGGCCTTCCTCATCGCCGGCGTTTGCGCTGCCCTGAATGCGGCGGACTCCTTCGACACGCGCTTCCAATCCATCTGGGACGCAGCCAGCAAGGAACAGCGTTTCAAGCTGCTCTACGACCTGCCGAAGGGCGGCGACCTCCACGACCACTTCGGTGGTGCCAATATCCCAGACTGGATGCTGGCCATTGCCAAGGATCCGGAACGCCGGGGCGAGGAGATATTCTGGACCCGCCTGCACTTCGCCAGCCCGGACGATGCCATCTCGCCCCGCGCCGAATCGCATGTGGTTCGAAACTACACCTACGAAAAGCTCCCGCCGGCAGTAAAGGCGGAATACGTCCGCATGGACCAGATGACGCCGGAGGAAGAGGAAGAATGGAAAGACGCCTTCCGCTTGGACAAGGCTGGCGAGGGTCGCGACGAGTTTTTCGGAACGATGTGGCATCGCTTCGGCGACCTCTACACCAGCCCGGCGATGCGAATGGAGCTGCTGGCCGACAACATCAAGGCCTTCGCCGCTGAAGGGCTCAGCTATCTGGAATTGCAATACAGTGCCGGCGGGCTCGTCGCTCTGGACGGCACCCCTTACACCGAGGAAGAATGCGTGCAGATTGTCGAAGACCGTCTCGCCCAACCGGACATCGTTGAAACCGGCATGGAGGTGCGCTTCCTCAAGACCATCTTGCGCTTCGCGCCAAACGCTGAAGACCGCGCTCGTGCCGACTACGCCTTCGTCGACGCGCACCGCGACCGCTGGGTCGGCATGAACATGGCAGGCATCGAAGAGAACGGGCACGGCTATCCGCTCCGCTTCCTTGAAGTGTTCCGCGAGCTGCGCGCCGAATACCCGACCTTGAAACTGTCCTTCCACGCCGGCGAAATGGACGGTCCGGACAAGCACATTCACGACACCCTGCTCCTCGGTGCCAGCCGGATCGGCCACGGCATCAATATCCTGGGAGACCCGGAAACCTATCTCCTCATGCGGATGAGCAAGGACGTGCTCATCGAGATCAACCTGATTTCGAACCAGCTCCTCGAGTATGTCGACGATATCAAGAAGCACCCCTTCCCCGAGCTGCTGCGCACCGGTGTGCCGGTCTGCCTCAACACCGACGACCGCGGCATGTGGGACAGCAACATGACGGACGAATACTACACCGCCATGACTGTCTTCAATCTGTCTTGGCCCGAACTCACCGTACTGGCGGAAAACTCACTCAAGTTCTCCTTCATTCAAGAGGAGGTGAAAGCAGAGCTCCTCAAAGACTATGCCGAGCGCATTGAAGCCTTTGAAGCCAAGTATTCGAAAGGCAGTATCGAAGACGCCCTCGCCAAAGTCGATGCAATCGACGCAGTCACTTATGGCTACGCCAAGGAGAAGTGGGGCATCACCTTCGAATAA
- a CDS encoding type II toxin-antitoxin system Phd/YefM family antitoxin, with the protein MDSYALYDAKNRLSELCNKVVETGEPCVISRRGKAIVKLVPVDEEVTGSVWNTVEESQARYGPLDADFELPTRTASMNPSPLDEA; encoded by the coding sequence ATGGACTCATACGCACTCTACGATGCCAAAAACCGGCTGTCCGAGCTCTGCAACAAAGTGGTGGAGACGGGGGAGCCTTGCGTGATCAGTCGTCGCGGCAAAGCCATTGTGAAATTGGTTCCGGTGGATGAAGAAGTGACGGGTTCGGTTTGGAATACGGTCGAAGAATCGCAGGCACGCTACGGTCCGTTGGATGCGGATTTCGAATTGCCGACGCGCACTGCGTCGATGAATCCCAGCCCTTTGGATGAGGCATGA
- a CDS encoding type II toxin-antitoxin system VapC family toxin, giving the protein MITHLLDTSVYSQRLRRKPVDAVVRRWSALGDGKLAISTICEAELLFGLEKKASPRLWQEYESYLKHKLVVLPLDRKAIESYARIKASLLQQGLVVGEFDLLIGATALANHLVLATLNQRDFSKIAELKLEDWS; this is encoded by the coding sequence ATGATCACGCACCTGCTGGACACCTCGGTCTATTCGCAGCGCTTGCGGCGAAAACCGGTCGATGCAGTCGTGCGTCGCTGGTCCGCGCTTGGCGATGGGAAGTTGGCAATTTCGACGATCTGTGAAGCGGAGCTGCTCTTCGGCTTGGAGAAAAAGGCCTCGCCCCGTCTCTGGCAGGAATACGAATCCTACTTGAAGCATAAACTTGTGGTGCTCCCCTTGGACCGCAAAGCGATTGAGTCCTACGCACGGATCAAAGCGTCCCTGCTGCAACAAGGCCTTGTGGTTGGCGAGTTCGACCTCCTGATCGGAGCCACTGCCCTGGCCAACCACCTCGTCCTCGCCACACTCAATCAACGGGACTTCTCGAAAATCGCCGAACTGAAACTGGAAGACTGGTCCTAG
- a CDS encoding type II toxin-antitoxin system VapC family toxin translates to MSDYADTGFICSLYAPDANTEQALAFMEKQSDAIAFSWLNQVEFRNALRLRVFRKEITAAQRDQSLNILLADLRDGIFINEEPSQSNVLIESERLSVQHSEKLGTRSLDILHVAMAIVLGCERFISFDARQIKLAKAAGFKVPRL, encoded by the coding sequence ATGAGCGACTACGCCGACACAGGCTTTATCTGTTCACTCTACGCGCCCGATGCGAATACGGAACAAGCCCTTGCCTTCATGGAGAAGCAGTCCGACGCGATCGCGTTCTCATGGCTGAATCAGGTGGAATTTCGAAATGCACTCCGCCTCAGGGTCTTCAGGAAAGAGATTACAGCAGCCCAACGGGACCAATCGCTCAACATTCTACTCGCAGATCTAAGGGACGGAATCTTCATCAACGAAGAACCTTCTCAAAGTAATGTCTTGATCGAATCCGAGCGGCTCAGCGTACAGCATTCGGAGAAACTCGGCACCCGCAGCCTCGACATTCTACACGTCGCCATGGCCATCGTTCTCGGTTGCGAACGCTTTATCAGTTTCGATGCACGCCAAATCAAATTGGCAAAAGCGGCGGGATTCAAAGTGCCCAGACTGTAG
- a CDS encoding type II toxin-antitoxin system Phd/YefM family antitoxin, whose product MKSASIRSLKHDTNELMERVALGESVEIRRYNRPIAVLKPIETNTKKKKRPAFRERLHSIYGDKILTQTATELLSEERGDR is encoded by the coding sequence ATGAAATCGGCAAGCATCAGGAGCCTGAAACACGATACCAACGAATTGATGGAACGGGTTGCCCTCGGAGAATCGGTGGAAATTCGTCGCTATAACCGCCCGATCGCCGTGCTCAAGCCAATCGAGACCAATACTAAAAAGAAAAAAAGGCCTGCCTTCAGAGAACGGCTTCACTCCATTTACGGCGATAAAATCCTGACTCAAACAGCCACCGAACTGCTTTCAGAAGAACGCGGAGACCGATGA